AAAGCAGATGGCTTACGTGAAGATGCTTTTGCAGAAAGAGGGCACGTGAAGAGACTTAAAGAAGATCTGTCTGTTGAGATCATCCCATTCAATGTGATGAATGTGATGAAGGGGATCAATGACCTGCCATTGAAGAGGGAAGATGAAGTGACCATTTCTTCCATCTTTGAATTGCGCGATCAGTTTTCAGTAACTGTACAAGGGGAAGTAAGGAACCCGGGTGCTTTTCAATATTCTGACAGTTTAACCTTAAAGTCGTTATTGTTCAAAGCTGGAGGTTTTTCAGATGCAGCCTTTCCTCAGCGAATTGAGATTGCCCGCCGCATAAGACGTGATACACTTACTGCTACCGATGCACGATTGAGTGAAATAATAGAGATTACTGATGTAACAGATTTTTCATTCGATCAGCACGATATTACATTATATCCTTATGATGTTGTGACGGTTCGCCGGATGCCGGGGTATTTACAACTAGAGTCTGTTAGTGCTGTAGGCCAGGTTCAGTACCCGGGGCCTTATGTAATTGCTAATAGGATGGAGCGGGTTAGTGATCTTTTGCGCCGTGCTGGTGGACTTTCCCCTGAGGCATATGCAGATGGTGCATACCTGGTAAGACATAACCCCGGAAACCTGGTACGAAGTGTAGAAGCAGCTAAAGTTGAAAAGATCCAGCGACAAATGAAGGATACTACAGGTACCGTAACCAGTTCAATTAATCGTCCTTATGATCTTATTCCTCTTGACCTATCGCAGATTATAAGTAAGCCAGGTAATGCATACGATCTATTGCTAAAACCTGGTGATGAACTTTTTGTTCCTCGAAATGATGAAGAGATTTCGGTTACGGGCGAAATACTTTTTCCAACCAAAGTGCCATATGCACCCAATAAATCGCTAAAAGAATATATAAGCGATGCAGGTGGTTTTGCTGACAACGCTCGTAAGTCCAAAGCTTATGTTTTATATGCGAATGGTAAAGCAGCCACTACCCGAAGATTTTTGTTCTTCAAAAACTACCCTGAAGTAAAGCCAGGTTCTCAAATCATTATTCCTCATACGGTAGAAAAGGTGCCTTCACGAAGAACTACGGCAGAAACAGTAGGTCTTGCAAGTGCATTTGCATCGCTTGCTGGTGTTGTAATAGCAATTCTAAATTCTACCAGGTAATACAATCAGCTTGAAAGAAGAAATAACAGTCAAAGAACTATTTGCTAAAATTGGGGCATTGGTGCGCTTTTTCTTAAGAAAATGGCCGGTGCTGGCTGTCTCGACCGTGATCGGGGTAATGGCTGGTTATGTGGTAGCTGTAGTTTCTAAACCAACTTACACAGGTCAACTCACCTTTGTTCTTTCTTCAGAAAATAAACCGACAGGTTTATCAGGTGTCGCAAGTCAACTGGGCGTGGATTTTGGAAGCTCCGGTACGAACAACGCTTTTGCAGGAGATAACATACTCACGCTTTTTAAGTCGGAAAGGATGATCAAAGCAGCTTTGCTAAAGAAGCCGGAAAGCCAGGATGAAATACTGGCAAACCTGCTAATGAAAGAATATAAGCTGGATGAAAGTTGGGCTAAGAGTGAAAGGTTAAAGAAGCTACTTCCTTTTCCTGCAGATGCTGCGGCCATCACTCCTGTGCAGGACAGCCTTTTAAGAGAGCTACATGGAATGATTGTAAAGAAGTGTTTATCAGTGTCTCGTTTAGATAAAAAGTTAAGTGTCTTCCAGGTGAGTACAACTTCTACCAATGAAGTTATCTCCTGTTTTCTTACGCGCTTTTTGATGGATGAAACAGCCAACTTTTATATAGAGACCAAGACCTACCTTGCTCGGCAAAATCTTCAAATGCTGCAACGTGAAGCTGACAGCATCAGGCGTGTCTTAGGTGGAAGCATTGTTTCTACAGCCTCACACGTTGACCGAACCTACAATTTAAACCCGGCATTGCAGATTAACAGGGCGCCTATACAGCGAGAACAGGTAAATAGTACGGTGATGAGTGCTGCTTATGGTGAGATCATTAAGAACCTGGAGCTAGCTAAAATTAACCTGCAGAAAGAGACACCTCTTTACCAGGTAATTGATACGCCTCAACTACCGTTGAAAAGAGTGAAAGCCGGTAAAATAAAATTGATGTTATTAGGAGCATTAGCATGCTTCTTCATAACAGCGTTATACCTGGTTATAAAGCGATCCTACACTAAATATTCTACCTAATTACAATAATGCAAATGGAAGTAAAATGTCCTGTTTGTGCAAGCGCTACCAACCAGGTAAAACAGCTTAGCCAGGCTTTCATTGTAGAAAACCTGGAAAAATATTATTCCAGTAAGGTGGATAGAAAGATACTGGATACAGATTATTTTATCCATCAGTGCAAAGGTTGTACACTAGAATTTGCTTACCCGCTTATACAAGGAAATGATGCTTTTTATTCATGGATTACTACGCGAACTACCTATTATCCTCACTTGCGTTCTGAGTACTTGCAAGTAATAGATCATATCAATTCTTTACCCACTGGTAAAAAAGTAAAAGTGTTGGATATTGGGTGTGGCAGTGGATTGTTCATGAAGTTGGTTAAGGAGAAGTGCCCAAATGCAGAAATAGATGGGTTGGAGACCACACCGGAAAGTGTAGCAGCATGTGTTGATGCAGGATTAAACGCATATCATTCATACCTGGATGAATACGTGGAACTGTGCAGGCAGAAGGAATTGGCATACGATGTCATTGTTGCTTTCCACGTGCTGGAGCATGTAGAGGATCCAAAGGGTTTTGTAAGCACTGCAGCCAGCTTACTTGCAGCAGGTGGTGCTTTATTTATTAGTACACCTTTATCACCAATGAGTTTTGAAACTGATTGGTATGACCCGCTTAACCATCCGCCACACCACATGACAAGGTGGACAATTAAAGCATACGAAACATTAGCAGCAAAATGCCAGTTACAAGTAAAGGTTTGGCTGGAGGATGCAGTAAAGCCATTGAGCAGGGCTTTTACAACCTGGAGGTTGGTAAAGGAAATGAAGCAATCTTCAAAAACAAAAATTGCTGCCAGTATTGTTGCATCGCCATTGGCTTTTGCCAAGGTTTTACAAAATCAAAAACAAAGGCAGCAGGTAGATGATAAATACCTGCCTGATGTAATACTGGTTCAACTTTATAAGTAATGCTCGCAAAGCTACTGTCCAAAGATCTGCGGCCACATGTTTACAACTACCTCTTTAGGTTGCTGTACCTGTTGTTTTCTTTTCTTACCATCAGGGCTTTATTGCAGGTATTGGGCACTGAAAGATTTGGAATCTGGCAGGTTTTTCTTGTAGCAATTGAATACATAGCATTAGCCAATTTTGGTTTAAGTAACAGTTTACGAAATGCTACCGCCCAAAACATATCTCACAACGATCAGCACTCTTTGAACAAAAACATTAGCAATGTTATCTTGCTACTGGTGCTTTTGTTGATCGGGCTATTGCCTATTGGCCTTTTGCTCATATCCGGTATTGACCCACAGTTTTTATTCAAAGAGACCACAATCACAACATCGGAGATCAAGAGTTCATTCCAGGCCTTGTACGTGTTTAGTTGTTTCAACCTGTTATTGGTGCTGGGAAATATGCTGGCGTTTTCTATCCAGCGCAGCCAATTAAATAGCATTGTTCAGTTCCTGCAGGTTTTTC
This region of Aridibaculum aurantiacum genomic DNA includes:
- a CDS encoding class I SAM-dependent methyltransferase, with the protein product MQMEVKCPVCASATNQVKQLSQAFIVENLEKYYSSKVDRKILDTDYFIHQCKGCTLEFAYPLIQGNDAFYSWITTRTTYYPHLRSEYLQVIDHINSLPTGKKVKVLDIGCGSGLFMKLVKEKCPNAEIDGLETTPESVAACVDAGLNAYHSYLDEYVELCRQKELAYDVIVAFHVLEHVEDPKGFVSTAASLLAAGGALFISTPLSPMSFETDWYDPLNHPPHHMTRWTIKAYETLAAKCQLQVKVWLEDAVKPLSRAFTTWRLVKEMKQSSKTKIAASIVASPLAFAKVLQNQKQRQQVDDKYLPDVILVQLYK